In Paenibacillus sonchi, a single genomic region encodes these proteins:
- a CDS encoding UvrD-helicase domain-containing protein, which yields MIYISPEDWRPVDGISLESTATIAVKAEINNLILAGPGAGKTELLAQRACYLLQTNLCLSPQKILAISFKADAAENLKKRVELRCGKELASRFESRTYDSFAKHLLDHFRLGIPESYRPEKNYNLAFTQREIQDISIGYITERHPNYPNWQYEINFNVLFRRLSEDSLPIFEDGDDIYTWILEKLWDIMVHGKNGLPSTLTFPMISKLADFLLQNNPLIKKAIQKTYSHVFLDEFQDTTYLQYELVKTTFLESSAVLTSVGDDKQRIMGWAGALSDSFEQFKRDFHAGQIELTQNHRSAPRLIEVQNVLAKIINETSTEAVVSLNNMEKDGKCEIWNFNTHIDEAVFVASSIVKRIQRENVAPRDICILVKQQELVYANFVIEELGRKGVHARIEKEYQDLLTEECVQIIIDFFKLATMGKSHESWIKVSDLLVYIDGYDIELEHHQIFRMELELNEHIIQIKSALNEMPSDRELCEQGIEMIIDGIFSYIGKEKLFRLYPKYSKGTYFNRLIKDTVGKLADAYEKYIDWESSISDFLGLFSVPIMTIHKSKGLEYDTVIFLGLEDDAFWTFRTQRHADMCTFFVALSRAKTQCFFTFSNSREVLRFGDIQVRPQSNNNISSLYQLLQEANVKVRDFTGENEN from the coding sequence ATGATATATATTAGTCCAGAAGACTGGAGACCGGTAGATGGGATTTCGCTGGAATCGACTGCAACAATAGCGGTCAAAGCTGAGATCAATAATCTTATCTTGGCAGGTCCTGGTGCCGGGAAAACTGAGCTACTAGCCCAACGCGCTTGTTATTTATTGCAAACAAATTTATGTTTATCTCCTCAGAAAATATTAGCTATTAGTTTTAAAGCAGATGCAGCGGAAAATTTAAAAAAGAGAGTGGAATTAAGGTGTGGTAAGGAGCTTGCGTCAAGATTCGAATCAAGGACATATGATTCATTTGCAAAACACCTTCTTGATCATTTTAGATTAGGGATTCCTGAATCTTACCGACCAGAAAAAAACTATAATTTAGCATTTACTCAAAGAGAAATACAAGATATTTCAATTGGATATATAACTGAGCGTCATCCGAATTATCCTAATTGGCAATATGAAATTAATTTCAATGTTTTATTTAGACGTCTGTCAGAAGATAGCTTGCCCATTTTTGAAGATGGAGATGATATATATACCTGGATTTTAGAAAAACTCTGGGATATTATGGTGCATGGAAAAAATGGGCTGCCAAGTACGTTGACGTTTCCAATGATATCTAAACTTGCAGATTTTCTACTGCAAAATAATCCTTTAATAAAAAAAGCGATTCAGAAAACCTATAGTCATGTTTTTTTGGATGAATTTCAAGATACAACCTATCTTCAATATGAGTTGGTAAAGACGACTTTTTTGGAATCATCCGCAGTTCTGACAAGTGTAGGAGACGATAAGCAACGAATTATGGGATGGGCAGGAGCCCTTTCGGATTCCTTTGAACAGTTCAAACGTGATTTTCATGCAGGCCAAATTGAATTAACTCAAAATCATAGATCCGCTCCCAGGCTTATTGAAGTTCAGAACGTGTTGGCGAAAATAATTAATGAAACTTCGACTGAGGCCGTAGTTTCATTAAATAACATGGAGAAAGACGGAAAATGCGAAATTTGGAATTTTAATACTCATATTGATGAAGCTGTTTTTGTGGCTTCAAGTATCGTTAAAAGAATTCAGCGAGAAAATGTGGCTCCCCGAGATATTTGTATACTTGTAAAACAACAAGAACTGGTATATGCAAACTTTGTAATTGAAGAGCTGGGGAGAAAAGGGGTCCACGCCAGAATTGAAAAGGAATACCAAGATCTACTTACTGAAGAATGCGTACAAATAATCATTGATTTTTTTAAACTGGCGACAATGGGTAAATCTCATGAATCATGGATAAAAGTATCAGACTTGTTAGTTTATATTGATGGGTACGATATTGAATTAGAACATCACCAAATATTTAGGATGGAATTAGAACTTAATGAACACATTATACAAATAAAAAGTGCATTAAACGAAATGCCTAGCGATAGGGAACTTTGTGAGCAAGGAATTGAGATGATTATTGATGGAATTTTCTCTTATATAGGTAAAGAGAAGTTATTTCGATTGTATCCAAAATACTCGAAGGGAACATATTTTAATAGACTAATCAAAGATACTGTGGGGAAATTAGCCGATGCTTATGAGAAATATATAGATTGGGAGAGTTCTATATCTGATTTCCTAGGTCTTTTTAGCGTACCAATTATGACGATTCATAAAAGTAAAGGTTTGGAATATGATACGGTTATATTTTTAGGTTTAGAAGACGATGCATTTTGGACGTTTAGAACACAGAGACATGCTGATATGTGCACTTTTTTTGTTGCATTATCAAGGGCAAAAACACAGTGCTTCTTCACTTTCAGCAATTCAAGAGAAGTATTGCGCTTCGGAGATATCCAAGTAAGACCTCAGTCAAATAATAATATTTCATCTTTGTACCAACTCTTGCAAGAAGCAAATGTTAAGGTTAGAGATTTCACTGGTGAAAATGAGAACTGA
- a CDS encoding ATP-dependent nuclease, whose protein sequence is MNFKKGITRELSKLVIKSCKLGIKVAFEFLLIINSKKAIGGKTMQISKLYLKNFRSFGDEGTTITLKKMSGFVGENSSGKTALIHGLVKLFGVSAHDRTIERSDFHVPYQSTIESIREQNLSIEARIEFPELVDSPREGHIVNTIPPFFNHLVVNSTGEAPYLRVRLVANWTIGNTPDGDIEQKLYFVTVAEETDESDEDLVPVTPHQRSAIQVIYVPAVREPSLQLKNASGTILWRILNNISWPDNIDTTIKTKMEPVNEFFDEIDGVAQIRSVIGEEWKKYHKDVRYQDAKLQFNSSTLASILKKIEVSFSPTHELGEYSVDKLGDGLRSLFYLSLVSSLLEAEMRITGSSIASLTLLAVEEPENHISPHLLGRVMGNLKDIALKENAQVVLTSHSASIVKRVDPEDLAHLRIDSSSFTTKVRKIILPNKTSDAFTYIKEAVRAYPEIYFSRLVILGEGDSEEIVIPKILEMYGVNPDDHGISIVPLGGRHVNHMWKLLNELDIPHITLLDLDRERGGGGWSRIKYAIKQLLLNGREREELLKVWYPEDNDREEILTDVELEEFDEYSMEPDWIESMNNFWIPRLMDDKFNVFFSAPMDLDFLMLETFPTFYKETVPRGPSFPNRVRTPKKYEKKIKGGIIAALKNEKATGHTYSEEQQKLMVWYNTLFLGRSKPSTHIEALLKIDEDTFLTLMPEVFIKLVERVRELIERNA, encoded by the coding sequence ATGAACTTTAAAAAAGGAATAACTAGGGAATTGTCGAAATTAGTAATAAAGTCATGCAAATTAGGTATAAAAGTAGCATTTGAGTTTTTATTAATCATTAATAGTAAAAAAGCCATTGGGGGAAAGACCATGCAAATATCAAAGTTATACTTGAAAAATTTCAGAAGTTTTGGTGATGAAGGTACTACAATAACGTTGAAAAAAATGTCTGGATTTGTGGGAGAGAACTCTTCAGGTAAAACTGCATTAATACATGGTTTAGTAAAACTTTTTGGTGTGTCAGCACATGATCGAACAATTGAAAGATCGGACTTTCATGTTCCATATCAAAGTACAATAGAGTCGATAAGGGAACAAAACTTATCAATTGAAGCACGAATAGAGTTCCCTGAATTAGTAGATAGTCCAAGAGAAGGTCATATAGTTAATACTATCCCCCCTTTTTTTAATCATCTAGTTGTTAATTCAACTGGCGAAGCGCCATATCTGCGTGTGAGATTAGTTGCAAATTGGACGATTGGTAATACCCCTGATGGTGATATCGAACAGAAGTTGTACTTTGTGACCGTAGCTGAAGAAACTGATGAATCTGATGAGGATTTGGTACCAGTCACTCCACATCAACGTTCGGCAATACAAGTTATCTATGTGCCTGCAGTAAGAGAACCTTCTTTGCAACTTAAAAATGCATCAGGTACAATTCTTTGGAGAATTTTAAATAACATCAGTTGGCCAGATAATATTGACACAACTATAAAAACAAAGATGGAGCCTGTTAACGAATTTTTTGATGAGATAGATGGAGTTGCTCAGATTAGAAGTGTTATTGGTGAGGAATGGAAGAAATACCATAAAGATGTTCGATATCAAGATGCGAAACTACAATTTAACAGTTCAACATTAGCTTCAATATTAAAAAAAATTGAGGTCTCATTTTCTCCAACTCATGAATTAGGGGAATATAGTGTTGATAAGTTAGGCGATGGACTTAGGTCTTTGTTTTATTTATCATTGGTATCGTCGTTATTAGAAGCGGAAATGAGAATTACTGGAAGTTCAATTGCATCTTTGACGCTTCTTGCTGTAGAAGAACCGGAAAATCATATTTCTCCACACTTATTGGGTAGAGTTATGGGGAATTTAAAGGATATAGCACTAAAGGAAAATGCACAAGTTGTATTAACGTCTCATAGTGCTTCAATTGTTAAACGAGTTGATCCAGAAGATTTAGCACATCTGAGAATTGATTCCTCTAGTTTTACAACAAAAGTCAGAAAGATAATTTTACCTAATAAGACATCAGATGCGTTCACATATATTAAGGAAGCAGTGAGAGCCTATCCAGAAATATATTTCTCGAGATTAGTCATTTTGGGAGAAGGTGATTCTGAGGAGATTGTTATTCCTAAGATATTAGAGATGTATGGAGTTAATCCCGATGATCATGGTATTTCTATTGTGCCATTGGGTGGTAGACATGTAAATCACATGTGGAAACTACTTAACGAGCTAGATATTCCGCATATTACACTACTAGATTTGGACCGTGAACGGGGTGGCGGTGGGTGGAGTCGAATCAAATATGCCATTAAGCAGTTATTGTTAAATGGTCGAGAACGCGAGGAACTATTAAAGGTATGGTATCCAGAAGATAATGATAGAGAAGAAATTCTTACTGACGTTGAACTTGAAGAGTTTGACGAATATTCAATGGAACCAGATTGGATAGAATCAATGAATAATTTTTGGATACCAAGATTGATGGATGATAAATTTAATGTATTTTTTTCAGCACCAATGGACTTGGACTTCCTTATGCTAGAAACTTTCCCTACTTTCTATAAAGAAACAGTTCCTAGAGGGCCTAGCTTCCCAAATCGTGTTCGTACACCCAAAAAGTACGAAAAGAAAATAAAAGGCGGGATTATTGCAGCGTTAAAAAATGAAAAAGCAACGGGACATACATATTCAGAAGAACAACAGAAACTAATGGTTTGGTATAACACTTTATTTCTTGGGCGAAGCAAACCAAGTACCCATATTGAAGCCTTATTAAAAATAGATGAGGATACATTTCTCACATTAATGCCAGAAGTTTTTATTAAGCTTGTTGAGAGGGTAAGGGAACTGATAGAAAGGAATGCATAA
- a CDS encoding DUF3991 domain-containing protein: MIKPSLMQIQIRQAHSINLIKFAKLHGYILENGGRRALHAKQSGGLYFFKDSNKYYHFSTDTHGGPIDFVMQFWNMNFKEAIAFLLESEIPRFTPLLHSPQTAGQLTLPDKASNYRRVAWYLVHVRGIDSEIMSQLMHDKKLYQQSKTGNCVFIGYDPDGIPKYCSMRGCNPNRPFKQDRIHSDKSYPFLIPGSNNSSRVYVCESPIDAMSHATLTKLNGLDWRADHRISLGCLSDNALERFLSQHTIHEIIFCLDNDYNATYRDGSPAPNWGQEAAFKFAHTYDELGYQTSIQTPLNKDFNIDLVSMRQAPLKAKSPIHEEDCDYEL, from the coding sequence ATGATAAAACCTTCTCTTATGCAAATTCAAATCAGACAAGCCCATAGTATCAACCTTATCAAATTTGCTAAATTGCATGGCTACATCCTCGAAAATGGTGGCCGCCGCGCGCTTCATGCGAAGCAAAGTGGCGGTCTTTACTTTTTCAAAGACAGCAATAAGTACTATCACTTCTCCACCGATACCCACGGCGGCCCAATTGACTTTGTAATGCAATTCTGGAATATGAATTTCAAAGAAGCTATAGCTTTTCTACTGGAGAGCGAAATCCCACGCTTCACTCCTCTGCTCCATTCTCCTCAAACAGCCGGCCAACTCACCCTTCCAGACAAGGCATCCAACTATAGGCGAGTCGCTTGGTATCTCGTACACGTTCGAGGAATTGACTCCGAAATCATGTCCCAACTCATGCACGATAAAAAGCTTTACCAGCAATCCAAAACCGGAAACTGTGTTTTCATCGGATACGATCCTGATGGAATTCCTAAGTACTGTTCGATGAGAGGTTGCAACCCTAATCGCCCTTTTAAGCAGGATCGAATACATTCAGATAAAAGCTACCCCTTTCTCATTCCTGGTAGTAACAACAGTTCGCGGGTTTACGTATGTGAAAGCCCCATCGACGCCATGAGCCATGCCACACTCACCAAGCTGAACGGGCTGGACTGGCGAGCAGATCATCGAATTTCCCTCGGGTGTTTATCAGATAATGCCTTAGAGCGCTTCCTATCCCAACACACTATTCATGAAATCATCTTTTGCTTAGACAATGATTATAACGCCACTTATCGAGATGGCAGCCCGGCTCCCAATTGGGGACAAGAGGCTGCCTTTAAATTTGCCCATACGTATGATGAGTTAGGATATCAGACCAGTATCCAGACACCACTTAATAAGGATTTCAATATAGATCTGGTTTCTATGCGTCAGGCCCCACTCAAAGCGAAATCACCTATTCATGAGGAGGATTGTGATTATGAACTTTAG
- the mobP3 gene encoding MobP3 family relaxase: MSALIYKQRFFHPNKPKTAVSNYCHIGYIATRPGAVRHDAKNHGLFGKLKPGEMQIFDSWQEVARTVRDISQQGKNMFRGIISFRRETAMELGLSNFTAWQQYIEQHIATLAAQNQIKTENLCWAAAFHNEIDHPHLHVVFWDKKQEIMKNYTSPQVPNRIRKQLIKDTFAYKIKQFIAMRDQAKSGVSEITDQLVSEFENYLKQLNPKAFRAFQQRFEIDDEDSLLLFPKHHLVEPSSVKKLAEQLFQLRQQMPKSGRLAYKLLPPESKTLLDKFVQNILQENRYLDQMVDDYVKAKINLAMLYDSIPDHLNRQRAKYQAEAEKRIANRILSTVRNIIQLEKDASFNIKQANWQYAMTEQLVLELLNMMEGLAMNAQMDYDDKSKLMGGDLSKQAKKEWLLRNKDKGFDR, from the coding sequence ATGTCGGCTCTGATCTATAAGCAACGCTTCTTCCATCCTAATAAGCCCAAAACTGCAGTCAGCAATTACTGTCATATTGGTTATATCGCCACCCGCCCCGGTGCAGTTCGGCATGATGCGAAAAACCATGGTCTATTCGGAAAACTAAAGCCCGGCGAGATGCAGATATTTGATTCCTGGCAAGAAGTGGCACGAACTGTCCGAGATATTTCGCAGCAAGGCAAAAACATGTTTCGTGGCATTATTTCTTTCCGCAGAGAAACTGCAATGGAACTAGGACTATCAAACTTCACGGCATGGCAGCAGTATATCGAACAGCACATTGCCACACTTGCAGCCCAAAACCAGATTAAAACAGAGAATCTATGCTGGGCTGCCGCCTTTCATAACGAAATAGATCATCCTCATCTTCATGTAGTGTTCTGGGATAAGAAACAAGAAATCATGAAGAACTACACTTCTCCCCAAGTCCCCAATCGTATTCGCAAACAGCTGATTAAAGACACGTTCGCTTATAAAATCAAACAGTTTATTGCCATGCGGGATCAGGCCAAATCTGGAGTATCCGAGATTACCGATCAATTGGTATCAGAATTTGAGAACTATCTGAAGCAGTTGAACCCAAAAGCATTTCGAGCATTCCAGCAGCGATTCGAAATTGATGATGAAGACTCTCTTCTCCTCTTTCCCAAACATCATTTGGTGGAGCCCTCTTCTGTCAAGAAGTTGGCTGAACAGCTTTTTCAACTGCGTCAACAAATGCCGAAATCCGGACGACTTGCGTACAAGCTGTTGCCTCCTGAATCGAAAACACTGCTGGATAAGTTTGTACAGAACATCTTGCAAGAGAATCGCTATCTGGATCAGATGGTAGATGATTACGTTAAGGCCAAAATAAACCTGGCAATGCTTTATGATTCTATTCCAGATCATTTGAATAGGCAGCGTGCTAAATATCAGGCTGAAGCAGAGAAACGTATCGCCAACCGCATCCTCTCCACGGTTCGCAACATCATCCAGCTAGAGAAGGATGCCAGCTTTAATATCAAACAAGCTAATTGGCAGTATGCCATGACAGAGCAATTAGTGCTTGAGCTGCTTAACATGATGGAAGGCTTGGCGATGAATGCCCAAATGGATTACGACGACAAAAGCAAGCTAATGGGAGGTGACTTATCGAAGCAGGCTAAGAAAGAATGGCTCCTACGGAATAAGGATAAAGGATTCGATAGGTAA
- a CDS encoding VirD4-like conjugal transfer protein, CD1115 family, whose translation MLHPKSIPKVNTSVNNPRPTATPPLIQSGGIVLGLQQARSQERLFFIGDDVHSLCIGATRSGKSRTVVLQSIGLLALAGESLVISDPKAELFHYSSVLLEKLGYEVFALDFRHPEKSHHYNLLQPIIDATLAGDQEQAEMLAWDMTNVLVGKAQGEKIWTNGEMSVIAASILSVVWDNVKRPEFQNMTNVYWFLAEMNKQIGNKTPMQEYIKRLPQNHPARALLSISDIAPSRTKGSFYTSALTTLRLFTSKSIYAITHKSDFSLADIGNKKQALFIILPDEKTTFYPVASLMVSQLYELLTTEADKRGGRLKQRVNFILDEFGNFTPIADFTNKLTVGGGRGMRFNLFLQSFEQLKEKYDDHVASTIKSNCQTWIYLQADDLETLREVSEKLGTYTTSSYQLSASHGKYSTPSTSHSLNLLERKLLTVDEVHRVSRPYQIVISRSHPAMMYSPDLSSWAFNKMMGLGDKEHNRKVREEREMRRIIRTNTTEEVKLWNIWIYYQKDITRQMAEQRQQAAAQSAFFPPGSDDD comes from the coding sequence ATGCTTCATCCGAAGTCTATTCCGAAAGTGAACACCTCGGTTAACAATCCTCGCCCAACTGCAACACCACCTCTCATTCAATCAGGTGGCATTGTCCTAGGATTACAACAAGCGCGAAGTCAGGAGCGTCTTTTCTTTATAGGGGACGATGTTCATTCTCTCTGTATCGGCGCGACGCGCAGCGGGAAATCTCGAACAGTGGTCCTTCAATCCATCGGACTCTTGGCGTTAGCCGGAGAGTCGTTGGTTATCTCCGATCCGAAGGCAGAGCTGTTTCATTATAGTAGCGTCCTGCTGGAGAAGCTGGGTTATGAAGTATTTGCTCTCGATTTCCGCCATCCTGAAAAGAGTCACCATTATAATCTGCTTCAACCTATCATCGACGCAACGCTGGCTGGAGACCAAGAGCAAGCAGAAATGCTCGCTTGGGACATGACGAATGTGCTGGTAGGCAAAGCTCAGGGTGAAAAAATCTGGACCAACGGAGAAATGTCTGTCATCGCCGCCTCGATCCTTAGTGTCGTGTGGGATAACGTCAAGCGCCCGGAGTTTCAGAATATGACCAATGTCTACTGGTTTTTAGCGGAGATGAACAAACAAATCGGCAACAAAACACCTATGCAGGAGTACATTAAACGGTTGCCACAGAACCATCCTGCTCGGGCTCTGCTCAGCATCTCCGACATTGCTCCCTCCCGCACCAAAGGTAGTTTCTATACCTCAGCGTTGACCACATTGCGCCTCTTCACATCCAAATCCATTTATGCCATCACACACAAAAGCGACTTTTCTTTAGCCGACATCGGCAATAAGAAACAGGCGCTTTTTATTATCCTCCCCGATGAGAAAACAACCTTTTATCCTGTGGCCTCGCTTATGGTATCCCAGCTGTATGAACTATTAACTACCGAAGCAGACAAACGCGGGGGACGCTTAAAACAACGGGTCAATTTTATCCTTGATGAGTTCGGTAACTTTACACCGATTGCCGATTTCACGAATAAGTTGACGGTCGGCGGTGGGCGTGGAATGCGCTTTAACCTGTTTCTACAAAGCTTTGAACAATTGAAAGAAAAATACGATGACCACGTAGCCAGTACGATCAAATCAAATTGTCAGACCTGGATATACTTGCAGGCTGACGATTTAGAGACACTGCGGGAAGTCAGTGAGAAGCTCGGAACATATACAACGTCCAGTTACCAGCTTTCTGCATCGCATGGCAAATATTCGACGCCCAGCACTTCACACAGCTTGAATCTGCTTGAGCGCAAGCTGCTAACCGTAGACGAGGTCCACCGTGTCTCACGCCCTTACCAGATTGTAATTTCTCGTTCTCATCCCGCGATGATGTATTCTCCCGATCTATCCTCCTGGGCGTTTAACAAGATGATGGGCCTTGGGGACAAGGAGCACAATCGCAAAGTAAGAGAAGAACGAGAAATGCGGCGAATCATACGAACGAATACTACTGAGGAGGTGAAACTTTGGAACATTTGGATCTACTATCAGAAAGACATTACCCGGCAGATGGCCGAACAGCGGCAACAAGCAGCCGCTCAAAGCGCATTCTTCCCTCCGGGTTCAGACGACGATTAA
- a CDS encoding Mbov_0395 family pilin-like conjugal transfer protein, whose protein sequence is MFESASAYASGDIKGSKLVSGTEKLIGDVTTWLMILAPVVSGLLIVYFSIRRSAADEMDTKKWNNRIIVAVVSCIGAVLGAATLNIIIGYYK, encoded by the coding sequence TTGTTTGAATCCGCATCTGCTTATGCTTCCGGCGACATTAAGGGTAGCAAGCTGGTGAGCGGGACCGAGAAATTAATCGGTGATGTTACAACCTGGCTGATGATCCTGGCTCCGGTTGTTTCCGGCTTGCTCATTGTTTATTTTAGTATCCGGCGCTCTGCCGCAGATGAGATGGACACTAAAAAATGGAACAACCGCATCATTGTTGCCGTTGTATCCTGCATTGGTGCGGTACTCGGTGCAGCAACCCTGAATATCATCATTGGCTACTACAAGTAA
- a CDS encoding A24 family peptidase, producing MSLSINVILLKDLLLTLLLTCASIQDIKTRQIPDSLSVAITSVGFIHFSPLFSLSGMLLTGLPYFVAAVISKGKLGGGDIKLMAACGFVLGPVGGTLQSLIGLTLVLFIAAGIGIKSGYQSAKQTSLPLAPFLSAGGLFAVIMPQL from the coding sequence TTGAGTCTTTCCATAAATGTCATCCTTCTGAAAGATTTACTTCTCACCTTGCTCCTGACTTGTGCTAGCATTCAGGATATCAAAACTCGTCAGATTCCTGATTCTCTTTCAGTAGCTATTACCTCTGTAGGATTCATCCACTTCTCCCCTCTCTTCTCCTTATCTGGGATGCTCCTGACTGGCTTACCTTACTTTGTTGCTGCTGTAATCTCCAAAGGTAAGCTTGGCGGCGGTGATATCAAGCTCATGGCTGCTTGTGGCTTTGTGCTAGGTCCTGTAGGTGGCACGCTTCAAAGCCTCATTGGTTTAACACTTGTTCTATTCATTGCTGCAGGAATTGGTATCAAATCCGGTTACCAATCTGCTAAACAAACGTCGCTGCCGCTGGCCCCGTTTTTATCTGCCGGCGGCCTTTTTGCGGTTATCATGCCCCAACTCTAA
- a CDS encoding Flp pilus assembly protein CpaB has protein sequence MYRFKNRSVLGVTCILLSLIICFGIAPLLNRATGDTTQIIRITKDVAKGAVIQSAQVETVEVGKLHLPASVLKVSEAVVGQYAAVDLKSGDYLLPSKLSAVPLDAYLNRLDGHKQAMSVTIKSLAAGLSGKLQPGDIVTLIASDYGEMRTTSIPPELQYLEVLAVTTSSGLDAQTGTDTTSDDNEDNELPSTLTLLVQPEQAQLLADLENKAKLHTSLVYRGDPISAKAFTDKQDAYFTAQLKKGDANE, from the coding sequence ATGTACAGATTTAAAAATCGTTCAGTATTAGGAGTAACTTGTATTCTACTCTCTCTCATCATTTGTTTTGGCATTGCACCACTCTTAAATCGTGCAACCGGCGATACCACTCAAATCATTCGTATTACCAAGGATGTCGCTAAAGGAGCGGTAATCCAGTCTGCGCAGGTAGAAACCGTAGAGGTAGGAAAACTCCACTTGCCTGCATCTGTTCTTAAAGTATCGGAGGCCGTCGTTGGACAATATGCGGCGGTGGACCTCAAATCTGGCGACTATTTGCTTCCCTCTAAGTTGTCTGCTGTTCCACTAGATGCTTACCTCAATCGACTGGATGGGCATAAACAAGCCATGTCCGTCACAATTAAGAGCCTTGCGGCGGGGCTATCCGGGAAACTTCAACCTGGAGATATCGTGACCTTGATAGCATCAGATTACGGAGAAATGCGTACGACCTCCATTCCTCCAGAACTGCAGTATCTTGAAGTATTAGCTGTCACTACAAGCAGCGGACTGGACGCCCAAACAGGTACTGACACCACCTCCGATGACAATGAGGACAATGAACTCCCTTCGACTTTAACACTACTCGTTCAACCAGAGCAGGCTCAGCTTTTAGCTGATCTTGAGAACAAAGCCAAGCTGCATACGTCCCTCGTGTACCGCGGCGACCCTATATCTGCTAAAGCCTTTACCGACAAACAAGATGCTTACTTCACAGCCCAGCTTAAGAAAGGGGATGCCAATGAGTAA
- a CDS encoding CpaF/VirB11 family protein, producing the protein MNQASSIFFSATQSKPFADVLKEVQTYLSGKYATLMSRHPEEQKQQIVSYMSQYLTDQRLHVPGLTFDELIDRLYAEMVEYSFLTRYLFSRDVEEININSYNDVKISYTDGRILPAEEQFSSPEHAVDVIRRLLHQSGMILDYSQPIVRGHLANNIRITVFGAPITDKDKGIAASIRIINPQKLARDEFIQNETATAEMLDFLSLCLKYGVSMCVTGATGSGKTTLMSWLLSTIPYDKRIFTIENDCREFDLVITDENGRVLNNVVHTVTRSSEDPRQHIDQEKLLEFALTANPDVICVGEMKSAEAFASQEAARTGHTVITTTHANSCFATYYRMVTLCTQKYEMNDQTLYNLVTEAFPLILFVKKLEDNTRRMMEITECCILPDGQRVIHTLFRFAVHATREEAGGICIDGAYEKVRDISIGLQKRLLENGLPLSSLQRLLSGGEAS; encoded by the coding sequence ATGAATCAAGCTTCTTCTATATTTTTTTCTGCTACTCAGTCCAAGCCCTTTGCGGATGTGCTAAAGGAAGTCCAGACCTATCTTTCCGGGAAATATGCCACACTGATGAGTCGCCACCCCGAAGAGCAAAAACAACAGATCGTCTCCTACATGAGTCAATATCTGACCGATCAACGGTTACATGTGCCAGGACTTACCTTCGATGAACTGATTGACCGACTGTATGCCGAGATGGTGGAGTATTCTTTTTTGACTCGTTATCTTTTTTCAAGAGATGTCGAGGAAATCAATATTAACAGCTACAATGACGTAAAAATCAGCTACACGGATGGACGCATACTCCCCGCTGAAGAACAGTTTTCTTCTCCAGAGCATGCGGTAGATGTCATACGGCGACTACTTCACCAGTCCGGTATGATCCTGGACTATTCCCAGCCCATTGTGCGAGGCCATTTGGCCAACAATATTCGCATTACCGTGTTCGGTGCTCCGATCACAGATAAAGATAAGGGTATCGCTGCCTCCATACGGATCATTAACCCGCAAAAGTTAGCGCGAGATGAATTTATTCAGAATGAAACAGCGACCGCAGAAATGCTGGACTTCCTCAGCCTCTGTCTAAAGTATGGGGTATCTATGTGCGTCACTGGAGCCACTGGCAGCGGTAAAACAACCTTGATGAGCTGGCTGCTTTCCACCATTCCCTATGACAAACGTATCTTCACTATTGAAAATGATTGCCGTGAGTTTGATCTGGTCATTACCGATGAAAACGGCCGTGTTCTGAACAACGTGGTGCATACTGTAACACGCTCTAGCGAAGATCCCCGCCAGCATATCGATCAGGAAAAGCTACTGGAATTTGCCCTGACTGCCAACCCAGATGTAATTTGCGTCGGGGAAATGAAATCTGCCGAAGCTTTTGCCTCTCAGGAAGCAGCTCGAACCGGTCATACTGTGATTACCACAACCCATGCAAATTCATGTTTTGCTACCTACTACCGCATGGTGACGCTCTGTACCCAGAAATATGAAATGAATGACCAGACCCTGTACAACCTGGTAACAGAAGCTTTTCCACTCATTTTGTTTGTGAAGAAACTAGAGGACAATACCCGCAGGATGATGGAAATCACAGAATGCTGCATACTCCCAGATGGTCAGCGCGTCATTCATACGTTATTCCGGTTTGCCGTCCATGCTACTCGTGAAGAAGCTGGAGGCATTTGCATCGACGGCGCTTATGAGAAAGTTCGTGACATCTCTATCGGCCTACAAAAACGTTTGCTCGAAAACGGTTTACCCTTATCCTCATTGCAGCGTCTGCTATCAGGAGGTGAAGCCTCATGA